The following are encoded together in the Chloroflexota bacterium genome:
- a CDS encoding citramalate synthase, translating into MTDRPVVLYDTTLRDGTQGENVILSLADKLRIARMLDEYGMPYIEGGWPGSNPKDIDFFATARTMTWQTAKLAAFGSTRHRSNRPEADPNLRELVAAETPVVTIFGKSWLLHVTEVLGATAAENLDMIADSIRFVAERGREAIYDAEHYFDGYGADRDYALATLRAARDAGARSIVLCDTNGGTLTGRLVEIVRDTMASLDADPGAPPVAWGIHTHNDAELAVANSIAAVAAGVRHVQATINGYGERCGNANMVSVLANLALKTAHPLIPAGGGDLADLTILSRSVAEIANIAPNDFQPYVGRSAFAHKGGVHGAAVAKVERSYQHVDPSAVGNEGRLVVSELGGRANTAIRARQLGHTLEGVVDPRELSRLIKRLEADGLAFEGAEASFELLIRRHQPNYVAPFRIVDFTVLTEQRDGRELRAEATVKLAVDGETLHTAADGNGPVNALDAALRKALLAFYPQVDSVHLVDYKVRILDGGAATGAKTRVVIDSRDGERSWSTMGSDTNIITASCVALVDSLEYAIWKSAAELRRRDERQFAVPSTPSPSVPTPSVPTSTHTPGR; encoded by the coding sequence ATGACGGATCGCCCGGTCGTCCTCTACGACACGACGCTTCGCGATGGGACGCAGGGCGAGAACGTCATCCTCTCTCTCGCCGACAAGCTCCGGATCGCCCGGATGCTCGACGAGTACGGCATGCCCTACATCGAGGGCGGCTGGCCCGGCTCAAACCCCAAGGACATCGACTTCTTCGCGACCGCCAGGACGATGACCTGGCAGACGGCGAAGCTTGCCGCATTCGGATCCACCCGGCACCGTTCGAATCGACCCGAGGCGGACCCGAACCTCCGCGAGCTCGTCGCCGCGGAGACGCCGGTCGTGACGATCTTCGGGAAGAGCTGGCTCCTCCACGTGACGGAGGTCCTCGGTGCCACCGCGGCCGAGAACCTCGACATGATCGCGGACTCGATCCGCTTCGTCGCCGAGCGCGGTCGCGAGGCCATCTACGACGCCGAGCACTATTTCGACGGTTATGGTGCGGACCGCGACTACGCCCTCGCGACGCTCCGGGCGGCGCGTGACGCTGGCGCTCGATCGATCGTCCTGTGCGACACGAACGGCGGAACGCTCACCGGCCGGCTCGTCGAGATCGTCCGCGACACGATGGCAAGCCTCGACGCCGATCCCGGCGCGCCCCCGGTCGCCTGGGGGATCCACACTCATAACGACGCCGAGCTCGCGGTCGCGAACTCGATCGCCGCGGTGGCCGCCGGCGTCAGGCATGTCCAGGCGACGATCAACGGCTACGGCGAGCGCTGCGGCAACGCGAACATGGTGAGCGTGCTCGCCAACCTCGCCCTCAAGACGGCGCACCCATTGATTCCGGCCGGCGGCGGCGATCTCGCCGACCTCACGATCCTGTCGCGGAGCGTGGCCGAGATCGCGAACATCGCCCCGAACGACTTCCAGCCGTATGTCGGCCGATCGGCGTTCGCCCACAAGGGCGGTGTCCACGGCGCCGCGGTGGCGAAGGTCGAGCGGAGCTATCAGCACGTCGACCCGTCCGCCGTGGGCAACGAGGGCCGGCTCGTCGTCTCGGAGCTCGGCGGTCGGGCCAATACGGCCATCCGGGCCCGGCAGCTCGGCCATACGCTCGAGGGGGTCGTGGATCCACGGGAGCTGTCGCGGCTCATCAAGCGGCTGGAGGCGGACGGGCTCGCCTTCGAGGGCGCGGAGGCGTCCTTCGAGCTCCTCATCCGGCGCCATCAGCCGAACTACGTCGCGCCGTTCCGGATCGTCGATTTCACCGTCCTCACGGAGCAGCGGGACGGGCGCGAGCTGCGGGCCGAGGCGACCGTCAAGCTCGCCGTGGACGGAGAGACGCTCCACACGGCGGCGGACGGCAACGGCCCGGTGAACGCCCTCGACGCGGCGCTCCGCAAGGCCCTCCTCGCGTTCTATCCGCAGGTCGATTCCGTCCATCTCGTCGATTACAAGGTCCGCATCCTCGACGGTGGGGCCGCCACCGGGGCGAAGACCCGTGTCGTCATCGACTCGCGGGACGGCGAACGCTCGTGGTCCACGATGGGCAGCGACACGAACATCATCACCGCGAGCTGCGTCGCGCTCGTCGACTCGCTCGAGTACGCGATCTGGAAATCCGCCGCGGAGCTTCGCCGCCGCGACGAGCGCCAGTTCGCCGTGCCGAGCACCCCATCGCCATCCGTCCCGACTCCATCCGTCCCGACCTCGACCCACACGCCCGGGAGGTAG
- the ilvC gene encoding ketol-acid reductoisomerase has protein sequence MTAKMYYDNDADPSALAGQTVAIVGYGSQGHAHALNLHESGVDVIVGLQPGSKSRPLAEEAGLRVADVASAVRAADVVMILVPDTGQKAVYDAEIEPNLRAGQLLMFAHGFNIHFERIDPPGDVDVSMVAPKGPGHLLRSVYQAGGGVPALFAVHRDATGTARARTLAYARALGCTRAGVLETTFAEETETDLFGEQSVLCGGTAALVKMAFETLVEAGYQPELAYFETMHELKLIVDLMYRGGLNFMRFSVSDTAEYGDYVSGPRIVDEHVRTTMRQVLHEIQDGTFASRWIAENDSGRHEFERMRAADRDHRIEQVGAALRSQMAFLDPVTVVAGQAQATASGAARS, from the coding sequence ATGACGGCGAAGATGTACTACGACAACGATGCGGATCCGTCGGCGCTCGCCGGCCAGACCGTCGCGATCGTGGGCTACGGCAGCCAGGGCCACGCCCACGCCCTCAATCTCCACGAGTCGGGTGTCGATGTCATCGTCGGTCTCCAGCCGGGCAGCAAGAGCCGGCCGCTCGCCGAGGAGGCGGGCCTGCGCGTCGCCGACGTCGCATCCGCGGTCCGCGCGGCGGACGTCGTCATGATCCTCGTCCCGGACACCGGCCAGAAGGCCGTCTACGACGCGGAGATCGAGCCGAACCTTCGAGCGGGGCAGCTGCTCATGTTCGCCCACGGCTTCAACATCCACTTCGAACGGATCGATCCACCCGGCGACGTCGACGTCTCGATGGTCGCCCCCAAGGGCCCCGGTCACCTGCTTCGCAGCGTCTACCAGGCGGGCGGCGGTGTGCCGGCCCTCTTCGCGGTCCATCGCGATGCGACCGGGACAGCCCGCGCCCGAACCCTCGCCTACGCGCGCGCCCTCGGCTGCACCCGCGCCGGCGTCCTCGAGACGACCTTCGCCGAGGAAACGGAGACGGACCTCTTCGGCGAGCAGTCCGTCCTGTGCGGCGGTACGGCGGCGCTGGTGAAGATGGCGTTCGAGACCCTCGTCGAGGCAGGCTATCAGCCGGAGCTCGCGTACTTCGAGACGATGCACGAGCTCAAGCTCATCGTCGATCTCATGTACCGCGGCGGCCTCAACTTCATGCGCTTCAGCGTTTCCGACACCGCCGAGTACGGCGACTACGTGTCCGGGCCCCGGATCGTCGACGAGCACGTCCGGACGACGATGCGCCAGGTCCTCCACGAGATCCAGGACGGGACCTTCGCCTCGCGCTGGATCGCCGAGAACGACTCCGGCCGACATGAGTTCGAGCGGATGCGGGCGGCGGACCGCGACCATCGCATCGAGCAGGTCGGCGCGGCGCTCCGCAGCCAGATGGCGTTCCTCGACCCGGTGACCGTGGTCGCCGGCCAGGCCCAGGCCACCGCGAGCGGAGCGGCCCGCTCATGA
- the leuB gene encoding 3-isopropylmalate dehydrogenase, giving the protein MRTYRVVAIPGDGVGPEVVGHARSALDAAGDRFGFAIEWDEIVAGGAAIDTYGVAIRPQDVDRCAAADAVLLGAVGGPRWDDPSSTVRPEQALFALRGGLGLYANLRPVTVHPALVPSSPLRPELLAGVDLLIVRELTGGLYFGKPSEERATADGRVAVDTLWYTEAEIRRIVRLAFELARTRRSRLTQVDKANVLATSRLWRKVAEEVHADFPDVTLEHRLVDSTAMLLVTRPSAFDVVVTENLFGDILSDEAAVLAGSLGMLPSASLGERRTASGTFGLYEPIHGTAPDIAGRDAANPIGTILSAAMLLRWSLGEVEAATAIEAAVSGALDDGQRTADLVPPGVATGDGQTVVGGTAMTRAILDRLGAGVPA; this is encoded by the coding sequence ATGAGGACGTATCGGGTCGTCGCGATCCCCGGCGACGGCGTGGGACCGGAAGTCGTCGGACATGCGCGCTCCGCCCTCGACGCGGCGGGCGATCGGTTCGGCTTCGCGATCGAGTGGGACGAGATCGTCGCCGGTGGGGCGGCCATCGACACCTACGGCGTCGCGATCCGTCCGCAGGACGTCGACCGCTGCGCGGCGGCGGATGCCGTCCTGCTCGGTGCCGTCGGTGGTCCCCGCTGGGACGATCCGAGCTCGACCGTCCGGCCGGAGCAGGCACTCTTCGCCCTTCGTGGCGGTCTCGGCCTCTATGCGAACCTCCGCCCGGTGACCGTCCATCCGGCGCTCGTGCCGTCGTCACCGCTCCGCCCGGAGCTCCTCGCCGGCGTCGACCTCCTCATCGTCCGCGAGCTCACCGGTGGCCTCTACTTCGGGAAGCCGTCGGAGGAACGGGCGACGGCGGACGGTCGGGTCGCGGTCGACACGCTGTGGTACACGGAGGCGGAGATCCGGCGGATCGTGCGCCTCGCCTTCGAGCTCGCCCGGACGCGCCGGTCGCGACTCACCCAGGTGGACAAGGCGAACGTCCTGGCCACGAGTCGCCTGTGGCGGAAGGTGGCCGAGGAGGTCCATGCGGACTTCCCGGACGTGACCCTCGAGCATCGGCTCGTCGACTCCACGGCGATGCTCCTCGTCACCCGGCCGAGCGCGTTCGACGTGGTCGTGACCGAGAATCTCTTCGGCGACATCCTGTCCGACGAGGCGGCGGTCCTCGCGGGATCGCTGGGCATGCTGCCGTCGGCCTCGCTCGGCGAGCGCCGCACCGCGAGCGGCACGTTCGGCCTGTACGAGCCGATCCACGGCACTGCCCCGGACATCGCCGGACGGGACGCGGCGAATCCGATCGGGACGATCCTCTCGGCCGCGATGCTCCTCCGCTGGTCACTCGGCGAGGTCGAGGCGGCGACGGCCATCGAGGCCGCGGTGAGCGGTGCTCTCGACGACGGTCAGCGGACGGCGGATCTCGTCCCGCCGGGTGTCGCCACCGGGGACGGGCAGACCGTGGTCGGCGGGACGGCGATGACGCGGGCGATCCTCGATCGGCTCGGGGCAGGGGTGCCGGCATGA
- a CDS encoding ACT domain-containing protein, producing MPTWRAIFDAVRDGTVDAGVCAIENSLAGSIRETYDLLAQFDLSIVGEVSVPVRLALLALPGQAIESIERVYSKAEALAQADEYLRSRPWQVLTTYNTAGAARQIAERRETGAAAVASPRVAAIYGLEILADGIQSGAENRTRFAVLARGPAVPDGWRAAGAASRSMPTEPESMAIGAVPGAVPTVPTVPDLKTTLVFAVRNVPGSLHRCLGAFAEAGINLSRLESRPTRAARWEYVFWVDLDADPATPACAAALEALRAEAAMVRILGTYPRAAED from the coding sequence GTGCCGACCTGGCGTGCCATCTTCGACGCCGTCCGCGACGGGACCGTGGACGCTGGTGTCTGCGCGATCGAGAACTCCCTTGCCGGCTCCATCCGCGAGACGTACGACCTCCTCGCGCAGTTCGACCTCTCGATCGTCGGCGAGGTGAGCGTCCCGGTCCGCCTTGCCCTGCTTGCCCTGCCCGGCCAGGCCATCGAGTCGATCGAACGGGTCTACTCCAAGGCGGAGGCGCTCGCCCAGGCGGACGAGTACCTCCGCTCCCGACCGTGGCAGGTCCTCACGACGTACAACACGGCGGGTGCAGCGCGGCAGATCGCCGAGCGACGCGAGACGGGTGCCGCGGCCGTCGCATCGCCCCGGGTCGCGGCGATCTACGGCCTCGAGATCCTTGCCGACGGGATCCAGAGCGGTGCGGAGAACCGCACCCGGTTTGCGGTGCTGGCACGTGGACCTGCCGTGCCGGACGGCTGGCGCGCGGCCGGGGCCGCGTCACGGTCCATGCCGACCGAGCCGGAGTCCATGGCGATCGGGGCCGTGCCGGGGGCCGTGCCGACCGTGCCGACCGTGCCCGACCTCAAGACGACCCTCGTGTTCGCCGTCCGGAACGTGCCAGGGTCGCTCCATCGATGCCTTGGTGCGTTCGCCGAGGCGGGCATCAACCTGTCCCGCCTCGAGTCGCGCCCGACGCGGGCCGCCCGCTGGGAATACGTCTTCTGGGTCGACCTCGACGCCGATCCGGCCACGCCTGCGTGCGCCGCCGCGCTCGAGGCACTCCGGGCGGAGGCAGCCATGGTCCGGATCCTCGGGACGTATCCGCGAGCAGCCGAGGACTGA
- a CDS encoding O-methyltransferase, with the protein MKDDRSYEIGPQDREWIEATAAAVHPALAAIEAAAEPARIPILDRESGRVLAVLAAGRRRICEVGTAYGYSTLWMALAQDAGGSIVTIDPDRGRTDLARGFWRQAGVAIGRITVVNAPALEAFAATDPALAGPFDLAFIDAIKGEYQAYLEALVPRLVHGALVVADNVLWTGRVSGARPSDPDDESTAALQAFDRAMLRDRRFDATILPVGDGLLVAAYRG; encoded by the coding sequence ATGAAGGACGACCGCAGCTACGAGATCGGACCGCAGGATCGCGAGTGGATCGAGGCGACCGCCGCAGCGGTCCACCCGGCCCTCGCCGCGATCGAGGCGGCGGCCGAACCCGCGCGCATCCCGATCCTCGATCGCGAGAGCGGCCGCGTCCTCGCCGTCCTCGCCGCCGGACGGCGACGGATCTGCGAGGTGGGCACCGCGTACGGCTACTCGACCCTCTGGATGGCGCTCGCCCAGGACGCGGGCGGGTCCATCGTGACGATCGATCCGGATCGCGGGCGGACGGACCTTGCCCGCGGCTTCTGGCGCCAGGCTGGCGTGGCCATCGGGCGGATCACCGTCGTCAACGCCCCGGCGCTCGAGGCGTTCGCGGCGACCGATCCCGCCCTCGCCGGACCATTCGACCTCGCCTTCATCGACGCGATCAAGGGCGAGTACCAGGCGTATCTCGAGGCGCTCGTCCCGCGCCTCGTCCATGGCGCTCTCGTCGTCGCCGACAACGTCCTGTGGACCGGCCGTGTCTCCGGCGCGCGACCGTCGGACCCCGATGACGAGAGCACCGCCGCGCTCCAGGCGTTCGACCGGGCGATGCTTCGCGACCGGCGCTTCGACGCGACGATCCTGCCCGTCGGCGACGGGCTGCTCGTCGCGGCCTACCGCGGTTGA
- a CDS encoding 2-isopropylmalate synthase has product MTAGVPSGTVRIFDTTLRDGEQAPGAGLTAAEKLDVARQLVRLRVDVIEAGFPAASPGDFEAVNRIARETKGVAVAALARCRDGDPQRAVEAIRVAERPHLHVFIATSDIHLKHKLRMDRDQALAEARRWVRYGREALGADAEIEFSAEDASRTDPDYLMTMYEAVVEAGATTVNIPDTVGYAIPAEFGVLVRRVVDLVGRDATVSVHCHNDLGLATANTLAAVQAGARQVEVTINGLGERAGNASLEEVVMALRTRPTQFPDLASRVQTEQITAASRLVSYLTGFAVQPNKAIVGGNAFAHESGIHQDGVIKNPLTYEIMTPQSIGLAGSQLTIGKLSGRRGLQGKLRELGHEVEGERLEAIYRSAIALADAKKEVTDADLLAIVEQNAAEVPVSVALVGWSVTSSHGGNATGTVSVLVGGADRGAEATGNGPVNALYGAVDRAIEPVLGWTPVLTEYEIKAVSAGEDAQGQVLVRCRRSIDDGPGALVVTGHGLSTNIIEASLDAYLVAINKLHGAEIPSVSSAFVAPATAEELP; this is encoded by the coding sequence ATGACCGCCGGCGTACCGAGCGGCACAGTCCGCATCTTCGACACCACGCTCCGCGACGGCGAGCAGGCACCCGGCGCGGGGCTCACCGCGGCCGAAAAGCTCGACGTCGCCCGTCAGCTCGTGCGCCTCCGGGTGGATGTCATCGAAGCCGGCTTCCCGGCCGCCTCACCCGGCGACTTCGAGGCGGTCAACCGGATCGCCCGGGAGACGAAGGGCGTCGCGGTCGCGGCTCTCGCCCGCTGCCGCGACGGCGACCCGCAACGGGCGGTGGAGGCGATCCGGGTGGCCGAGCGGCCGCATCTCCACGTCTTCATCGCCACCTCGGACATCCACCTCAAGCACAAGCTCCGGATGGATCGCGACCAGGCGCTCGCCGAGGCACGGCGGTGGGTGCGCTACGGCCGCGAGGCACTCGGCGCGGACGCCGAGATCGAGTTCTCCGCGGAGGATGCGAGCCGGACGGATCCCGACTACCTCATGACGATGTACGAGGCGGTCGTGGAGGCCGGGGCGACGACGGTCAACATCCCCGACACCGTCGGCTACGCGATCCCCGCCGAGTTCGGCGTGCTCGTCCGGCGGGTCGTGGACCTCGTCGGCCGCGACGCGACGGTGAGTGTCCACTGCCACAACGACCTGGGGCTCGCCACGGCGAACACGCTCGCCGCCGTCCAGGCCGGGGCGCGCCAGGTGGAGGTGACGATCAACGGTCTCGGCGAGCGGGCCGGCAACGCCTCGCTCGAGGAGGTCGTGATGGCCCTCCGGACGCGACCGACCCAGTTCCCCGATCTGGCGAGTCGTGTCCAGACCGAGCAGATCACGGCCGCGAGTCGGCTCGTGAGCTACCTGACCGGCTTCGCCGTCCAGCCGAACAAGGCGATCGTCGGCGGCAACGCCTTCGCCCACGAGAGTGGGATCCACCAGGACGGCGTCATCAAGAACCCCCTCACGTACGAGATCATGACCCCCCAGTCCATCGGGCTCGCCGGCAGCCAGCTGACGATCGGCAAGCTGTCCGGCCGGCGCGGCCTCCAGGGCAAGCTCCGCGAGCTCGGCCACGAGGTCGAGGGCGAGCGGCTCGAGGCCATCTACCGGTCCGCCATCGCCCTGGCCGACGCGAAGAAGGAGGTCACGGACGCGGATCTCCTCGCCATCGTCGAGCAGAATGCGGCCGAGGTCCCGGTTTCCGTCGCGCTCGTGGGCTGGAGCGTCACGTCGTCCCACGGCGGGAATGCGACCGGCACGGTCTCGGTCCTCGTCGGCGGCGCGGACCGCGGCGCGGAGGCGACCGGCAACGGTCCGGTCAACGCTCTGTACGGCGCGGTCGATCGGGCGATCGAGCCGGTCCTCGGCTGGACCCCGGTCCTCACCGAGTACGAGATCAAGGCGGTCTCGGCCGGCGAGGACGCCCAGGGCCAGGTCCTCGTTCGCTGTCGGCGGTCCATCGACGACGGCCCCGGGGCGCTCGTCGTCACCGGCCACGGCCTCTCGACGAACATCATCGAGGCGTCGCTCGATGCGTACCTCGTCGCGATCAACAAGCTCCACGGGGCGGAGATCCCGAGCGTGAGCTCGGCGTTCGTCGCGCCGGCCACGGCGGAGGAACTCCCATGA
- a CDS encoding aldehyde dehydrogenase family protein, which yields MTTVTGARPHPIFLAGRWVDSPDPLVVANPADPANPAGATYHATEAQYEEAVSAAVAAFEVTRHLPAYERGAILRNISAGIKARREELGRLIALEAGKPIRDALNEVDRAVLTFRLGAEEAERMVGEVIPLDLMASSRDRVGITRRFPIGPVAGISPFNFPLNLAAHKVAPAIAAGCSIVLKPPSKDPLTMLTVAEIVEESGAPVGSVSVLPMSRELGDRMVSDERFKLLTFTGSPSVGWRMKARAGKKKVVLELGGNAGVIVDRTADLDWAVRRCLVGAFTYAGQVCISVQRMFVHEDVWEPFMAKFVDGARALRLGDPLDASTDLGPMVDEAAASRTQRWVDEAVALGGKLLLGGRAEGTFFAPTILTDTPLSAQVCSNEAFAPLVVAFPFREFDDAIRAVNDSFFGLQTGVFTNDLGHAWRAFSELEVGGVIVNDIPTYRIDHMPYGGVKDSGLGREGLRWSIEDMTELRIMVLAQPQ from the coding sequence ATGACCACCGTCACCGGCGCCAGGCCGCATCCGATCTTCCTCGCCGGTCGCTGGGTGGACTCGCCCGATCCGCTCGTGGTCGCGAACCCGGCCGACCCCGCGAACCCTGCCGGCGCGACGTATCACGCGACCGAGGCGCAGTACGAGGAGGCGGTCAGCGCAGCGGTCGCCGCCTTCGAGGTGACCCGCCATCTCCCCGCCTACGAGCGCGGCGCGATCCTGCGGAACATCAGCGCCGGGATCAAGGCCCGTCGCGAGGAGCTTGGCCGGCTCATCGCGCTCGAGGCGGGCAAGCCGATCCGCGACGCCCTCAACGAAGTGGACCGTGCGGTCCTCACGTTCCGTCTCGGGGCGGAGGAGGCGGAGCGGATGGTCGGCGAGGTCATCCCGCTCGATCTCATGGCGAGCAGCCGCGACCGGGTCGGCATCACCCGCCGCTTTCCGATCGGCCCGGTGGCCGGCATCAGCCCGTTCAACTTCCCGCTCAACCTCGCCGCCCACAAGGTCGCCCCGGCGATCGCCGCCGGCTGCAGCATCGTCCTCAAGCCGCCGTCCAAGGACCCCCTCACGATGCTCACGGTGGCCGAGATCGTCGAGGAGTCGGGCGCGCCGGTCGGCTCGGTGAGCGTCCTGCCGATGAGCCGCGAGCTCGGCGACCGGATGGTCAGCGACGAGCGGTTCAAGCTCCTCACGTTCACCGGGAGCCCGTCCGTCGGCTGGCGGATGAAGGCCCGGGCGGGCAAGAAGAAGGTCGTCCTCGAGCTCGGCGGCAATGCCGGGGTGATCGTCGATCGAACCGCCGACCTCGACTGGGCCGTCCGCCGCTGCCTCGTGGGTGCGTTCACGTACGCCGGCCAGGTCTGCATCAGCGTCCAGCGGATGTTCGTCCACGAGGACGTCTGGGAGCCGTTCATGGCGAAGTTCGTCGACGGTGCCCGGGCACTCAGGCTCGGCGACCCGCTCGACGCCTCGACGGACCTCGGGCCGATGGTCGACGAGGCGGCCGCGTCGCGGACCCAGCGCTGGGTGGACGAGGCGGTCGCGCTCGGCGGGAAGCTCCTCCTCGGCGGCCGGGCGGAGGGGACGTTCTTCGCGCCGACGATCCTCACCGACACACCGCTCAGCGCCCAGGTCTGCAGCAACGAGGCGTTCGCGCCGCTCGTGGTCGCCTTCCCGTTCCGCGAGTTCGACGACGCGATCCGGGCGGTCAACGACTCGTTCTTCGGCCTCCAGACGGGCGTCTTCACGAACGATCTCGGCCACGCCTGGCGGGCCTTCTCCGAGCTCGAGGTCGGCGGCGTCATCGTCAACGACATCCCGACCTACCGGATCGACCACATGCCCTACGGCGGGGTCAAGGACTCGGGGCTCGGCCGCGAGGGGCTCCGCTGGTCGATCGAGGACATGACCGAACTGCGGATCATGGTGCTCGCACAGCCGCAGTAG
- the ilvN gene encoding acetolactate synthase small subunit produces MVAIVNNRPGVLNRVASLMRARNFNIDSLAVSHTDAPDISRMTVTVRGDDVLVEQVTKQLYRLIDVLKVQELTTEPTVEHELALVKVRASDSTRAEILKVVELYRGRVVDIADGSVIVEATGTEPEVDALIALLRGFGIKELVRTGTVVMTRGAQSIEEATKR; encoded by the coding sequence ATCGTCGCCATCGTCAACAACCGGCCCGGCGTCCTCAATCGGGTCGCGAGCCTCATGCGGGCCCGGAACTTCAACATCGATTCGCTCGCCGTCAGCCATACCGACGCACCCGACATCAGCCGGATGACCGTCACGGTTCGCGGCGATGACGTCCTCGTGGAGCAGGTGACGAAGCAGCTCTATCGACTCATCGACGTCCTCAAGGTCCAGGAGCTGACGACCGAGCCGACGGTCGAGCACGAGCTCGCCCTCGTCAAGGTGCGAGCGTCCGACTCGACCCGGGCGGAGATCCTCAAGGTCGTCGAGCTGTACCGCGGCCGCGTGGTGGACATCGCGGACGGGTCGGTGATCGTCGAGGCGACCGGCACGGAGCCCGAGGTGGACGCGCTCATCGCGCTCCTCCGCGGCTTCGGCATCAAGGAACTCGTCCGCACCGGCACGGTCGTCATGACCCGCGGTGCCCAATCCATCGAGGAGGCGACGAAGCGATGA
- a CDS encoding metal-dependent hydrolase, with protein MGLDRDTTFTWYGHACVEVTTPGGRTILIDPWFGNPLSTKSADAVDRCDLLLVTHGHSDHMGEAVAIASRLRPAWPCIHELSLWLARQLPGGADQVTGMNKGGTVEAAGLRVTMTGADHSAGDWNADGGVPLYLGEPAGFVVELENGFRFYHAGDTAVTSDMRLIGELYRPDLAILPIGGHYTMGPREAALAVELLGVKDVMPIHYGTFPVFTGRPDQLRTELAARGLGAVTVHDPAPGGTVR; from the coding sequence ATGGGGCTCGATCGCGATACCACGTTCACCTGGTACGGCCACGCGTGCGTCGAGGTGACGACGCCGGGCGGGCGCACGATCCTCATCGACCCATGGTTCGGGAACCCGCTGAGCACGAAGTCGGCGGACGCGGTCGATCGATGCGACCTCCTCCTCGTGACGCACGGCCACAGTGACCACATGGGCGAAGCCGTCGCGATCGCCTCGCGCCTCCGGCCCGCCTGGCCGTGCATCCACGAGTTGAGCCTCTGGCTCGCTCGCCAGCTGCCCGGTGGCGCGGACCAGGTCACCGGCATGAACAAGGGCGGCACGGTCGAGGCGGCCGGGTTGCGGGTGACGATGACCGGCGCGGATCATTCGGCCGGCGACTGGAACGCGGACGGCGGCGTGCCGCTCTACCTCGGTGAGCCGGCAGGCTTCGTCGTGGAGCTCGAGAACGGGTTCCGCTTCTATCACGCCGGCGACACGGCGGTCACCTCCGACATGCGCCTCATCGGCGAGCTGTACCGTCCGGACCTCGCGATCCTCCCGATCGGCGGCCACTACACGATGGGGCCTCGTGAGGCCGCGCTGGCCGTCGAGCTGCTCGGCGTGAAGGACGTCATGCCGATCCACTACGGAACCTTCCCGGTCTTCACCGGCCGACCGGATCAGCTCCGGACGGAGCTCGCGGCGCGGGGGCTCGGCGCCGTCACGGTGCACGATCCCGCGCCGGGGGGCACGGTGCGGTAG
- a CDS encoding acyl-CoA thioesterase yields the protein MDLETGRLTDRRPPFRYSALARVWFSDTDAQGIVYYGRYLPYFDHARLEYHRHLGLHLIRQGDAEFVMKALTVEYEAPARFDDLLEVFVRTSRIGQTSVTSECAAYRVVDDALMCTASQTLVLVDASGRRPARVPDAYRAAIATFEGPLVEGAG from the coding sequence ATGGACCTCGAGACCGGCCGCCTGACGGATCGCCGCCCGCCGTTCCGCTACTCGGCGCTCGCCCGTGTCTGGTTCAGTGATACGGACGCCCAGGGCATCGTCTACTACGGTCGCTACCTGCCGTATTTCGACCATGCGCGGCTCGAGTACCACCGCCACCTCGGGCTTCACCTCATCCGCCAGGGGGACGCCGAGTTCGTCATGAAGGCGCTCACGGTCGAGTACGAGGCACCCGCCCGCTTCGACGATCTCCTCGAGGTCTTCGTCCGGACGAGCCGGATCGGGCAGACGAGCGTCACCTCCGAATGTGCGGCCTACCGGGTCGTCGACGACGCCCTCATGTGCACGGCCAGCCAGACACTCGTCCTCGTCGACGCGAGCGGCCGGCGTCCGGCACGCGTCCCGGACGCCTATCGCGCGGCGATCGCCACCTTCGAGGGACCCCTGGTCGAAGGCGCGGGTTGA